Below is a genomic region from Lysobacter terrestris.
AACAGGCCCGGATCCTCGCTGCGCACGGTGTGGATCACCTCCAGGGCAAAGCCCATGTGCCCGGATTCGTCGCGGAACACCCAGTTGGTGCCCGACGCCAGCCCCGGCAGCAGCCCGCGCGAACGCAGGAACCACACATAGGCGAACGCGGCGAAGAAGAACAGGCCTTCGATGCAGCAGGCGAAGCAGATGAGATTCAGCAGGAAGGCGCGGCGCTGCTCGCGCGTCTCCAGGCGCCGCAGGTCCTGCACCGAATCCATCCACTTGAAGCAGAACGCGGCCTTGGCCTTGATCGATGGAATGTTCTCGATCGCGTCGAAGGCTTCGGCGCGGCGGGCGGGATCGGGAATGTAGGCATCCAGCAGCGTCAGGTAGAACTGCACGTGCAGCGCTTCCTCGTACAGCTGGCGCGACAGGTACATGCGCGCTTCGGGCGCGTTGATGTGCTGGTACAGGTTCAGCACCAGGTTGTTGGACACGATCGAATCGCCGGTGGCGAAGAACGCGACCAGGCGCTCGATCAGGTGGCGATCGGCCGGCGTCAGCTTGTGGCGCAGGTCGTTGAGGTCGATGCCGAAGTCGATTTCCTCGACGGTCCAGGTGTTCTTGATGGCGTCCTTGTACATCTCGTAGAACGCGGGATAACGCATCGGCCGCAGGGTGAGGGCGAAGCCGGGATCGAGCAGGTGGGATGGCATCACTGCGGACATGGAGTTCTCGTTCTTGCCCTTCTCCCCGCTCGCGCGGGGGAAGGTGGCGCGAAGCGCCGGATGATGGGCAAGGCGAAGCGATGCAGCTTCACCGACGATTGCAACCGGGATCCCGCGCTGGGACCGGGACGAAGCAGATGGAGCGGCGGCGACCACATCCCTGCGCGAGGCCGTCCTGGCAGTCGCGCGCCGCTCCCGAAACGATTACTGGCAGGCCTCGCAGGCCTCCGGGTTCTCCAGCGAACAGGCCAATGCCTGCTGCTCGCTGTAGGCCGGCGCCGGCGTTGCCGAAACGGTTGCCTTGGCGATCCGCGTGGCCGGCCGCGAGCGCAGGTAGTAGGTGGTCTTCAGCTTCGACTTCCACGCGTACATGTACATCGACGACAGGCGACCGATGTTCGGGCTCTCCATGAACAGGTTGAGCGACTGCGACTGGTCGAGGTACGGGCCGCGTGCGGCGGCCAGGTCGATCAGCGCCTTCTGCGGCAACTCCCACGCGGTGCGGTAGACCGCCTTCAATGCCTCCGGAATCCCCGGCACGGCCT
It encodes:
- a CDS encoding ribonucleotide-diphosphate reductase subunit beta, yielding MSAVMPSHLLDPGFALTLRPMRYPAFYEMYKDAIKNTWTVEEIDFGIDLNDLRHKLTPADRHLIERLVAFFATGDSIVSNNLVLNLYQHINAPEARMYLSRQLYEEALHVQFYLTLLDAYIPDPARRAEAFDAIENIPSIKAKAAFCFKWMDSVQDLRRLETREQRRAFLLNLICFACCIEGLFFFAAFAYVWFLRSRGLLPGLASGTNWVFRDESGHMGFALEVIHTVRSEDPGLFDAGMEREVRAMLREAIEVEAGFATDVLSGGVNGLSPREMRQYLEYVADLRLSALGLVPEFGAKNPFPFMDLQDVQELTNFFERRVSAYQVGISGAVGFDDAF